A single genomic interval of Dromiciops gliroides isolate mDroGli1 chromosome 1, mDroGli1.pri, whole genome shotgun sequence harbors:
- the LOC122755806 gene encoding high affinity copper uptake protein 1-like, producing MNHEHHHGMSHMDENSNMAPHHQSSTSCHGEGGGDMMMPVLPVLPIMPMTPMTFYFGYEYVEVLFSGLVINTPGEMAGAFVAIFLLAMFYEGLKIAREILLHKSQVSIRQTSVPVPGPNGTMLTETHNKTKQQMLSFPHLLQTVLLVIQVVFSYILMLIFMTYNAYLCIAVVAGAGTGYFLFSWKKAVVVDITEHCH from the coding sequence ATGAACCACGAACACCATCATGGAATGAGCCATATGGACGAAAATAGCAATATGGCCCCCCACCATCAATCATCTACAAGCTGTCATGGTGAGGGAGGAGGAGATATGATGATGCCCGTGTTGCCTGTGTTGCCCATTATGCCCATGACGCCCATGACcttctattttggatatgagtATGTAGAAGTACTGTTTTCTGGATTAGTGATCAATACACCTGGGGAAATGGCTGGGGCATTTGTGGCTATCTTTTTGTTAGCCATGTTCTATGAAGGCCTCAAGATAGCCCGGGAGATCTTGCTGCATAAGTCCCAGGTCAGTATTCGTCAGACCTCCGTGCCAGTCCCAGGACCAAATGGAACCATGCTTACGGAAACACACAACAAAACCAAGCAACAGATGCTGAGTTTCCCTCACCTTCTGCAGACAGTGCTGCTTGTCATCCAGGTGGTCTTCAGCTACATCCTTATGCTTATCTTTATGACCTACAACGCGTACCTCTGCATCGCAGTAGTGGCAGGAGCTGGAACAGGCTACTTCCTCTTCAGCTGGAAGAAGGCAGTGGTAGTGGACATAACAGAACACTGCCATTAA